One Zestosphaera sp. genomic region harbors:
- a CDS encoding aldehyde ferredoxin oxidoreductase family protein, producing MPAGGYMGRVLRVNLTEGRVIYEPLPPDEVLRKWVGGRGLGAYYMLREVDPRVDPYSPANKAIVATGPLTGVTGIPSSGRWCSVTKAPLNMTLHDSHSGGKFGPELKFAGIDAVIIEGASEKPVYLWIHDGKAELRDAKHLWGRDTHDTTDTIKDELASEVGPDEAREIKVACIGPAGENLVKIANIINDKSRAAGRGGHGAVWGSKKFKAIAVRGHMRPKVADEERLEEVAAKSMELVKKSPVTGEVLPKYGTAALVNVINAHGAFPTRNFQTGVFTEAERISGERIASEIMDWKKAEEEKCWGCEIGCARYTKIVKPPFTGEGGGPEYETVWALGAATGTGDLAAVSKANYLCNELGLDTISAGVTIGTLMELVEKGRVPAERLRGLRVEWGNPEALVELVWRTAYRSGVGDDLAEGAARLAKKYGMPEAAMVVRGQELPAYDPRGVQGHGLAYATSNRGGCHLRAYMIAPEILGVPQLLDRFETKGKGRWVKNFQDVFATLDSLVVCKFVTFAYWSDVMAEQLSVVTGWDVTVEEFEKIGERIYNAERVFNIASFGDGEAYDTLPKRLLTEPMPEGPSKGYVNRLSEMLPEYYEVRGWVGGRPTRAKLEELDLKWLADKLEGLLPS from the coding sequence ATGCCCGCTGGAGGTTATATGGGTAGAGTCCTCAGAGTCAACCTAACGGAGGGGAGGGTAATCTACGAGCCGCTGCCGCCTGATGAGGTTCTGAGGAAGTGGGTCGGTGGTAGAGGGCTTGGCGCGTACTACATGCTTAGGGAGGTTGACCCGCGCGTGGACCCGTACAGCCCGGCCAACAAGGCGATAGTTGCTACGGGGCCGCTCACCGGAGTGACGGGCATACCATCCTCGGGCAGGTGGTGCTCAGTAACTAAAGCACCTCTAAATATGACGTTGCATGACTCACATAGCGGTGGGAAGTTCGGCCCGGAGCTAAAGTTCGCGGGTATTGACGCGGTGATAATTGAGGGCGCTTCTGAGAAGCCTGTATACCTCTGGATCCACGACGGCAAGGCTGAGTTGAGGGACGCTAAGCACCTGTGGGGTAGGGACACTCACGACACGACCGACACAATCAAGGATGAGCTGGCGTCGGAGGTAGGGCCTGACGAGGCTAGAGAGATCAAGGTGGCCTGCATAGGCCCTGCCGGTGAGAACTTGGTTAAGATAGCGAACATAATCAACGACAAGTCAAGGGCGGCTGGGAGGGGCGGGCACGGCGCCGTATGGGGCTCTAAGAAGTTTAAGGCGATTGCTGTCAGGGGCCACATGAGACCTAAAGTGGCTGACGAGGAGAGGCTTGAGGAGGTCGCCGCTAAGTCTATGGAGTTGGTGAAGAAGTCCCCTGTGACGGGTGAGGTCCTCCCGAAGTACGGGACAGCTGCGCTGGTCAACGTTATAAACGCTCACGGCGCCTTCCCCACCAGGAACTTCCAGACCGGCGTGTTCACTGAGGCGGAGAGGATAAGCGGTGAGAGGATAGCCAGTGAGATAATGGACTGGAAGAAGGCTGAGGAGGAGAAGTGCTGGGGCTGTGAGATAGGCTGCGCACGCTACACTAAGATTGTGAAGCCGCCCTTCACCGGCGAGGGAGGGGGTCCAGAGTACGAGACTGTGTGGGCCCTCGGGGCGGCGACGGGTACTGGAGACCTTGCAGCAGTCTCGAAAGCCAACTACCTCTGCAATGAGCTTGGATTGGACACGATATCGGCCGGCGTAACTATAGGGACCCTGATGGAGCTGGTTGAGAAGGGCAGGGTGCCTGCAGAGAGGCTCAGAGGGTTGAGGGTTGAGTGGGGGAATCCTGAGGCCCTGGTCGAACTTGTGTGGAGGACAGCATATCGCAGTGGCGTAGGGGACGACCTGGCTGAAGGTGCGGCCAGGCTGGCCAAGAAGTACGGCATGCCCGAGGCAGCGATGGTAGTTAGAGGGCAGGAGCTCCCGGCCTACGATCCCAGAGGCGTTCAGGGGCACGGTCTCGCGTACGCCACCAGCAACAGGGGAGGTTGCCATCTGAGGGCATACATGATAGCGCCTGAGATCCTGGGCGTGCCTCAGCTCCTAGACAGGTTCGAGACTAAAGGCAAGGGGAGGTGGGTTAAGAACTTCCAGGACGTCTTCGCCACCCTAGACAGTCTCGTGGTGTGTAAGTTCGTCACGTTCGCGTACTGGTCCGACGTAATGGCTGAACAGCTCTCGGTAGTGACGGGCTGGGACGTGACTGTCGAGGAGTTTGAGAAGATAGGTGAGAGGATCTACAATGCTGAAAGGGTGTTCAACATAGCCTCATTCGGTGATGGCGAGGCGTACGACACACTGCCTAAGAGGCTTCTCACGGAGCCCATGCCCGAAGGACCTAGTAAGGGCTACGTAAACAGGTTAAGCGAGATGTTGCCGGAGTACTACGAGGTCAGGGGATGGGTTGGGGGCAGACCTACCAGAGCAAAGCTAGAGGAACTTGACCTGAAATGGCTTGCCGACAAGCTGGAGGGACTGCTCCCGAGTTAA
- a CDS encoding DUF72 domain-containing protein translates to MFKAFVGTSGWVYDWNVEGTLDWYVRSSHLNAVELNASFYRFPYRNQVLGWSRRGEGLRWSIKVHRSVTHTRKLSDEALNTWFKFHELFKPMEELIDFFLFQLPPNFSCRDELLDRVKTFYRETGLNGRFAVEFRHPTCFTEEVAEWGRELGLTLVSVDSPTVSWLIRSSDSVYLRLHGRRVWYAYDYSLKELAELVEGISSLSPDRVYVFFNNDHWMLEDARAMLAMLKFTRTQG, encoded by the coding sequence ATGTTTAAAGCTTTCGTAGGGACTAGCGGGTGGGTCTATGACTGGAATGTTGAGGGGACTCTGGACTGGTATGTCAGATCCTCACACCTTAACGCCGTAGAGCTTAATGCAAGTTTCTACAGATTCCCGTACAGGAATCAAGTCCTAGGCTGGTCTCGAAGGGGTGAGGGGCTTAGGTGGTCTATTAAAGTACACAGGAGCGTGACCCACACACGCAAGCTCAGTGATGAAGCCCTCAACACGTGGTTTAAATTCCACGAACTCTTCAAACCCATGGAGGAGCTTATCGACTTCTTCCTGTTCCAACTACCTCCGAACTTCTCATGCCGTGATGAACTCCTGGATAGAGTTAAGACTTTCTACAGGGAGACGGGACTCAACGGGAGGTTTGCCGTCGAGTTCAGACACCCAACATGCTTCACTGAGGAGGTCGCTGAGTGGGGACGTGAACTAGGACTGACCCTAGTCTCCGTGGATTCCCCGACAGTGTCATGGCTAATTAGATCCAGCGACAGTGTGTACTTGAGACTACACGGTCGTAGGGTGTGGTATGCCTATGATTACAGCCTTAAGGAACTCGCGGAGCTGGTTGAGGGTATATCCAGCTTAAGTCCTGATCGTGTTTACGTGTTTTTCAACAATGATCACTGGATGCTTGAGGATGCTAGAGCAATGCTGGCCATGCTTAAGTTCACCCGAACTCAGGGCTAA
- a CDS encoding FumA C-terminus/TtdB family hydratase beta subunit, whose amino-acid sequence MSRVINLPTTDDVVSELKVGDVIYISGVVVTARDAVHRRFLVEGLPLPVDLRGLAILHAGPVMVRSGSKWVCQSIGPTTSMRMEYYEDVFIEKTGIKLIIGKGGMGRRTAEACQRFKAVYTIFPGGCGALGASAVEEVLDVEWLDLGVPEALWLLRVREFGPLIVAIDTQGGNLTEDVVKVARSRVPTLLKSTVERL is encoded by the coding sequence TTGAGTAGGGTTATAAATCTTCCCACGACCGACGATGTTGTGTCCGAACTGAAGGTAGGTGATGTCATCTACATTAGCGGTGTCGTGGTGACAGCCCGGGACGCAGTGCACAGAAGGTTCCTTGTAGAAGGTCTTCCGTTACCTGTGGATCTGAGGGGTTTGGCAATACTTCACGCCGGCCCCGTCATGGTGAGGTCGGGAAGTAAGTGGGTCTGCCAATCCATAGGCCCTACCACGAGCATGAGGATGGAGTACTATGAGGACGTCTTCATCGAGAAGACGGGGATCAAATTAATCATAGGTAAGGGAGGCATGGGACGCAGGACTGCTGAGGCTTGCCAGAGGTTTAAGGCGGTATACACTATATTCCCTGGCGGTTGCGGGGCTCTCGGCGCCTCAGCTGTTGAGGAAGTGCTCGATGTCGAGTGGCTGGATCTAGGAGTTCCGGAGGCCCTCTGGTTGCTTAGGGTTAGAGAATTCGGGCCTCTGATAGTAGCTATAGACACTCAAGGAGGGAACCTGACGGAGGACGTGGTCAAAGTAGCCAGGTCCAGGGTACCCACCCTCCTGAAGTCGACGGTTGAGAGGCTGTGA
- a CDS encoding fumarate hydratase codes for MLLSPSQPVYEKLINLISRFISLVAVRLPDDVIPALASASRLENSPHARLVYEAMFRNLEVAARKNVPLCQDTGVLEFFIGLGNGFPHAGDLLEAVREAVVRTTGEGFLRPNVVDPATGRNTGDNTGLGHPWVEVELLPGVDYVDLRLYMAGGGSSRPGSARVLDPALGLEGVAEFVLNTIAEYGPPACPPLVVGVGLGPTVEIAALLSKKALLRTLGLRNPNPRIAMLEERLVEAINELRIGPQGLGGRVTALAVHVEYAGRHPATLAVGVSTACWALRKGWLRVFPNLSHQVLTHGGAILE; via the coding sequence ATGCTTCTGAGTCCCTCCCAGCCTGTGTATGAGAAGCTCATCAACCTAATCTCCAGATTCATATCCCTCGTCGCTGTTAGGCTGCCTGACGACGTGATCCCCGCCCTAGCGAGCGCCTCCAGGCTTGAGAACTCCCCACACGCTAGACTGGTTTACGAAGCGATGTTCAGGAATCTGGAGGTGGCTGCCCGCAAGAACGTACCCCTCTGCCAGGACACCGGCGTGCTGGAGTTCTTCATCGGGTTGGGCAATGGCTTCCCGCATGCGGGCGACCTCCTTGAGGCCGTTAGGGAGGCTGTGGTGAGAACTACGGGCGAGGGTTTCCTAAGACCTAACGTGGTCGACCCGGCCACGGGCCGGAATACCGGGGACAACACGGGATTAGGACATCCGTGGGTGGAGGTGGAGTTACTTCCTGGCGTCGACTACGTTGACCTCCGGCTCTACATGGCTGGAGGAGGTTCGAGCAGACCTGGTTCGGCGAGGGTTCTGGACCCTGCTTTGGGTTTGGAGGGTGTTGCCGAGTTCGTGTTAAACACCATCGCAGAGTACGGCCCGCCGGCATGCCCGCCGCTGGTGGTGGGGGTTGGTTTAGGACCCACCGTAGAGATCGCCGCCCTCCTCTCTAAGAAGGCGCTCCTCAGGACCTTAGGGTTGAGGAACCCCAACCCCAGGATAGCCATGCTTGAGGAGAGACTTGTAGAGGCTATTAACGAATTAAGGATAGGCCCTCAAGGACTCGGCGGTAGGGTCACCGCCCTAGCAGTTCATGTGGAGTACGCTGGGAGACACCCAGCCACTCTTGCGGTCGGAGTTAGCACTGCATGCTGGGCCCTTAGGAAGGGGTGGTTGAGGGTCTTCCCGAACCTGAGCCACCAGGTGCTGACTCACGGAGGTGCAATCCTTGAGTAG
- a CDS encoding 3-isopropylmalate dehydratase small subunit → MGLRRVEGKVLVVGDNVDTDAIVPGRYLTLTDARELGKHALEGLDPSIPSRLRERDLIVAGRNFGCGSSREHAVLALLGAGVKAVVAESFARIFYRNAINRGLLVVEAPGVSQRVTDGERLVIDLEGGVIVLASGEVMQFKPIAREVLEIIEAGGLIERLRKELRHGGVQ, encoded by the coding sequence ATGGGCTTGAGGCGTGTTGAAGGTAAAGTCCTGGTTGTAGGGGATAATGTAGATACGGATGCGATAGTGCCTGGGCGATATCTCACCTTAACGGATGCGAGGGAGTTAGGGAAGCACGCTCTTGAGGGCTTGGATCCGAGCATACCCAGCAGGCTCAGGGAGAGGGACTTGATTGTGGCGGGGAGGAACTTCGGCTGCGGGTCAAGCAGGGAGCACGCCGTGCTCGCACTCCTAGGCGCCGGCGTCAAGGCAGTGGTCGCGGAGTCCTTCGCCAGGATATTCTATAGGAACGCGATAAACAGGGGCTTGTTGGTGGTCGAAGCCCCCGGCGTGAGTCAAAGAGTCACCGACGGCGAGAGACTTGTGATAGACCTGGAGGGCGGCGTAATCGTGCTGGCCTCAGGCGAGGTCATGCAGTTCAAACCCATCGCGAGGGAGGTTCTGGAGATAATCGAAGCCGGAGGTCTCATAGAGAGACTTAGGAAGGAACTCCGACATGGGGGAGTGCAATAA
- a CDS encoding 3-isopropylmalate dehydratase large subunit — translation MDSITAKILARASGRDRVEVGETVVAAVDKVMIHDVTGPITLDLIDDLKAKIPKPESLYIFLDHYSPSPSTPASNIHRRFRMFARANGVTNFFDVGEGVCHQVMVEGIVKPGEVVVGADSHTTTYGALAAFSTGIGSSEAAYAILTGRLWFKVPEPLYVRLDGMLPNYSSGKDVILSILGALGQEGANYKALEFSGPGLRTLSMSDRLTVANMSVECGAKNAIFPLDEVTIDYMRRFNTPLDLSSLNYLRPAKVESPHLALDLSTLEPMVAKPHSPANVAPVSSVEGVRIDAAFIGSCTNGRYEDLLAAAKILKGRRISKDVRLVVTPASKEVFVRALQDGLIQILLDAGAVVTPPSCGACFGGHLGVAGDDEVVISSSNRNFIGRMGSPKAKIYLASPVTVAASALEGCIADPRRYLG, via the coding sequence ATGGACTCAATAACTGCGAAAATACTGGCGAGAGCATCCGGCAGGGATCGCGTCGAGGTCGGCGAGACTGTAGTCGCTGCGGTCGATAAAGTAATGATCCACGACGTTACAGGACCTATAACGCTGGATCTAATAGACGATCTAAAGGCAAAGATCCCGAAGCCCGAAAGCCTCTACATCTTCCTAGATCACTACAGCCCTTCCCCATCAACCCCTGCCTCAAACATACACAGGAGGTTCAGGATGTTCGCCAGAGCCAATGGTGTCACAAACTTCTTCGACGTGGGCGAGGGCGTGTGTCACCAGGTGATGGTTGAGGGGATAGTGAAGCCTGGGGAAGTGGTAGTGGGTGCGGACTCCCACACGACCACATACGGCGCTCTCGCAGCTTTCTCAACTGGCATAGGCTCTTCCGAGGCGGCGTACGCAATACTCACAGGCAGACTGTGGTTTAAGGTTCCTGAACCACTGTACGTGAGGCTTGACGGGATGTTACCCAACTACTCTAGCGGTAAGGACGTTATATTGAGCATATTAGGGGCTCTGGGTCAGGAGGGAGCGAACTACAAGGCCCTAGAGTTCAGCGGGCCGGGCCTCAGAACACTGAGCATGAGCGACAGACTCACCGTCGCCAACATGAGTGTTGAGTGTGGTGCTAAGAACGCCATATTCCCTCTCGACGAGGTTACGATAGATTACATGAGGAGGTTCAACACACCCCTAGACTTAAGTAGTTTAAACTACTTAAGACCTGCCAAGGTAGAGAGCCCGCATCTCGCATTAGACCTGAGCACCCTGGAGCCGATGGTCGCTAAGCCTCACAGTCCGGCAAACGTTGCCCCGGTGTCAAGCGTTGAAGGTGTTAGGATTGACGCGGCCTTCATAGGCTCGTGTACCAACGGAAGGTATGAGGACCTCCTAGCAGCTGCGAAGATACTTAAGGGGAGGAGGATATCGAAGGACGTTAGGCTCGTAGTGACTCCAGCATCTAAAGAGGTGTTTGTGAGGGCTCTTCAAGACGGTCTAATCCAGATATTACTGGATGCTGGCGCCGTCGTAACGCCCCCCAGCTGTGGAGCGTGTTTCGGCGGGCATTTAGGTGTGGCGGGTGATGATGAAGTGGTGATCTCAAGCTCTAACAGGAATTTCATAGGTAGGATGGGGTCTCCTAAGGCTAAGATCTACTTAGCCTCGCCGGTCACTGTGGCTGCCTCCGCTCTGGAGGGGTGCATAGCCGACCCCAGACGTTATTTAGGGTGA
- a CDS encoding isocitrate lyase/PEP mutase family protein: MRKSTIFRRMLSEPGVIVMPGAYDALSAKIIEMVGFKAIIHTGYGTAASLLGMPDIGLVSFGEMVSRVASIARAVSVPVIGDADTGYGNPINAYRTVKEYIWAGAAGLFIEDQVWPKRCGHMFGKRIVDREDMVGKIAAASDARKEEDPDFVIGARTDAIAVAGIDEAIERAEEFRKAGADYIFIEAFEDLDQMRRAVKEVKAPLMLNLIEGGRTPLVSVKEAEELGFKIVIFPLTALYSAAKAMLETLAILKEKGTAKEYLDKLITFPEFAKIVEISKFREMEERYLPEKMLELMYRGGPRRIV, translated from the coding sequence ATGAGGAAGTCAACAATATTTAGGAGGATGCTTAGCGAGCCTGGAGTCATAGTTATGCCAGGTGCTTACGACGCATTAAGCGCTAAGATAATAGAGATGGTAGGGTTTAAAGCTATAATACATACGGGATATGGCACAGCAGCATCGTTACTAGGGATGCCCGACATAGGTCTGGTGAGTTTTGGGGAGATGGTGAGTAGGGTTGCCTCAATAGCCAGGGCAGTGAGCGTGCCGGTCATAGGAGATGCGGACACGGGCTACGGAAACCCCATCAACGCGTACAGAACCGTTAAGGAGTACATCTGGGCGGGTGCTGCAGGACTCTTCATAGAGGACCAGGTATGGCCTAAAAGGTGTGGGCACATGTTCGGGAAGCGCATAGTAGACAGGGAGGATATGGTGGGAAAGATCGCTGCCGCCAGCGATGCCAGGAAGGAGGAGGACCCCGACTTCGTGATCGGAGCCAGGACGGACGCGATAGCGGTGGCCGGGATAGATGAGGCCATAGAGAGGGCTGAGGAGTTCAGGAAGGCCGGAGCAGACTACATATTCATCGAGGCGTTCGAGGATCTGGATCAGATGAGGAGGGCTGTTAAAGAGGTTAAAGCGCCTCTGATGCTGAACTTGATCGAGGGCGGCAGAACCCCCCTGGTCTCCGTCAAGGAGGCTGAGGAGCTCGGGTTCAAGATAGTCATATTCCCGCTGACGGCGCTGTACTCCGCCGCTAAGGCAATGCTTGAGACACTGGCAATACTTAAGGAGAAAGGCACGGCCAAAGAGTACCTGGACAAGCTGATAACGTTCCCCGAGTTCGCTAAGATTGTCGAAATAAGTAAGTTCAGGGAGATGGAGGAGAGGTACCTCCCGGAGAAGATGTTAGAGCTAATGTACAGGGGAGGTCCTCGGAGAATAGTGTAG
- a CDS encoding helix-turn-helix domain-containing protein yields MDYATIKVAHYGDLLTDFTSRHNVILLLPQLSLIDGYSHIILQIIPSKKDRISKFLDISKSYADVKHAEVFNVPGLPQVILLTKRNYGVLKAIHKVGGVRAGPVVVERGFKHFPVLIPRYSKSRVLKYVEDFSPCDVSAKLLESRTTFGSILPPSLSEYELQVLRIAFEEGYFEWPRRVRLEDLASKMGISKATVAEHLRKALKKVLSTYMSASLLMESR; encoded by the coding sequence TTGGACTATGCCACCATCAAAGTAGCTCATTATGGGGACCTGCTCACTGACTTCACTAGCCGACACAACGTGATCCTTCTGCTCCCTCAGCTCAGCCTCATCGACGGCTACAGCCACATAATTTTGCAGATAATACCCTCTAAGAAGGACAGGATCAGCAAGTTCCTCGACATTAGCAAGAGCTACGCCGACGTCAAACATGCGGAAGTATTTAACGTCCCTGGACTACCGCAGGTCATACTCCTCACTAAGAGGAACTACGGCGTTCTGAAAGCAATCCATAAGGTAGGGGGTGTTAGGGCAGGGCCTGTAGTAGTGGAGCGTGGATTCAAGCACTTCCCCGTCCTCATACCGCGCTATAGCAAGTCCAGAGTGCTCAAGTACGTGGAGGACTTCTCGCCCTGCGACGTCAGCGCTAAGCTCCTGGAGTCACGGACAACGTTCGGAAGCATCTTGCCGCCATCGCTGTCGGAGTACGAGTTGCAGGTCCTCCGAATAGCCTTCGAGGAAGGTTACTTCGAGTGGCCTAGGAGGGTGAGGTTGGAGGATCTAGCTTCGAAGATGGGCATCTCAAAGGCGACGGTCGCCGAGCATTTGAGGAAGGCGCTGAAGAAGGTTTTGAGCACCTACATGTCAGCTTCCTTGCTCATGGAGTCGAGGTGA
- the speD gene encoding adenosylmethionine decarboxylase, translating into MAVAGLSMLKREDGKNVDLRVYGRHVYGSLHNCDPKLLSDPDYLRKVVVEAAQVGNMTLLDVRVWHMMPGVSVIAIILESHISIHTWPEYSFATVDVYSCGRHTDPLKSFKHIAKALKARRYELKVADRSLI; encoded by the coding sequence ATGGCGGTGGCCGGGCTCAGCATGCTTAAGCGTGAAGATGGAAAAAACGTTGACCTTAGAGTTTACGGCAGACACGTTTACGGGAGCCTCCATAACTGCGACCCAAAGCTTCTCTCCGACCCCGACTACCTGAGGAAAGTGGTTGTTGAAGCGGCTCAGGTAGGCAACATGACGCTCCTCGACGTCAGAGTCTGGCACATGATGCCCGGCGTGAGCGTGATCGCCATCATCCTAGAGTCACATATATCAATACATACATGGCCTGAGTACAGCTTCGCCACCGTAGACGTCTACTCCTGTGGCAGGCATACAGATCCTCTTAAGTCCTTCAAACACATAGCGAAGGCGCTGAAGGCCAGGCGGTATGAGCTTAAAGTTGCTGACAGATCCTTAATCTGA
- a CDS encoding deoxyuridine 5'-triphosphate nucleotidohydrolase — protein sequence MRTIITGREMLEYVRGVQDAESQLQPAGIDLRVSQVFVFRSCGEVGFHERRLPEVEEVTPNEGWWVLEPGPYKIRFAEVVELPEDVMALCFPRSTLLRSGVMVACTVWDPGYVGRGEALMHVVNPYGVKLGVNSRVVQLIFIRLAKPPEKTYEGFYKGENL from the coding sequence TTGAGGACGATAATCACAGGACGTGAAATGCTTGAGTATGTGAGGGGAGTGCAGGATGCCGAATCTCAGCTTCAGCCGGCCGGCATCGACCTACGGGTTTCACAGGTCTTCGTGTTCAGGAGCTGTGGTGAGGTAGGGTTTCACGAGAGGAGGCTGCCGGAGGTCGAGGAGGTCACCCCCAATGAGGGGTGGTGGGTTCTGGAGCCAGGTCCTTACAAAATCAGGTTCGCCGAGGTTGTTGAGCTGCCCGAGGATGTCATGGCCCTCTGCTTCCCCCGCTCAACCCTACTTAGGTCTGGAGTGATGGTTGCGTGTACTGTGTGGGATCCTGGGTATGTCGGCCGTGGGGAGGCTTTAATGCACGTTGTGAACCCCTACGGAGTTAAGCTCGGCGTCAACTCCAGGGTGGTGCAGTTAATCTTTATCAGGTTGGCCAAACCTCCTGAGAAGACTTACGAAGGCTTCTACAAGGGTGAGAATCTATGA
- a CDS encoding geranylgeranylglycerol-phosphate geranylgeranyltransferase, which produces MTSFNEKITAYLELLRMHNVAVTLLTTLIGWLTVRVTAPSLGVESLMIPVLAVGLISSAGYVINDYFDVEVDRVNKPYRPIPSGRVSTHEALTLSIILFTAGGVSSLFAGPYTITFVVLNALAVFLYSYRIKELGLIGNVVVSLEGAFTIVLGALTPSELLNNLSLVKASLMPALYAFTLLLAREIVKTIEDLKADEVRDVKSLPRIAGVRVASLTATVLLLFIVCISPLPYLAGYGHLYLALALTTDVLILYAVSRLIKLGSLENPESAAAKLRTVLKISIFTGTTAFAADLMLRTILSSI; this is translated from the coding sequence TTGACGAGTTTTAATGAGAAGATCACCGCCTATCTAGAGCTCCTCAGAATGCATAACGTGGCCGTCACCCTCCTTACGACACTCATAGGCTGGCTGACGGTCAGAGTAACAGCTCCATCACTTGGTGTGGAGTCTCTGATGATCCCGGTCCTGGCAGTGGGTCTGATCTCAAGCGCAGGGTACGTCATCAACGACTACTTCGACGTAGAGGTTGACAGAGTTAACAAGCCCTACAGGCCTATACCCTCAGGCAGGGTGTCCACGCATGAGGCATTGACGCTGAGCATTATACTCTTCACTGCCGGTGGAGTGTCTTCGCTCTTTGCAGGGCCCTACACGATCACCTTCGTGGTGCTCAACGCTCTTGCAGTCTTCCTCTACTCATACAGGATTAAGGAGCTTGGGCTGATCGGGAACGTGGTCGTCTCGCTTGAGGGGGCTTTCACAATAGTGCTCGGCGCGCTGACCCCATCTGAACTGCTGAATAACTTGAGTCTTGTTAAGGCTTCCCTAATGCCGGCATTGTACGCGTTCACCTTGCTTCTGGCTAGGGAGATCGTCAAGACCATCGAGGATCTGAAGGCCGATGAGGTCAGGGACGTTAAGTCGCTCCCCAGGATAGCCGGTGTTAGAGTGGCCTCCCTAACCGCGACGGTTCTTCTGCTCTTCATAGTGTGCATCTCCCCCCTGCCGTACCTTGCTGGTTACGGTCACCTGTATCTTGCACTAGCGCTGACTACGGACGTGCTTATACTCTACGCTGTATCACGGCTCATCAAGCTGGGAAGTCTTGAAAACCCTGAGTCAGCGGCTGCCAAGCTGAGAACAGTGCTTAAGATCTCCATCTTCACCGGGACAACGGCCTTCGCCGCCGACCTAATGCTCAGGACTATACTGTCCTCAATTTGA
- a CDS encoding aldo/keto reductase, whose protein sequence is MGLGTWDIRSEDNAFTTLVTGIELGLDTIDTAEMYGYGRAEELVGRVVKRVGRESVFLITKMLPEHLKDKQEVLKYGKASLRRLGVSEVDLYLIHRPNTWLSIAEQIRNFEVLVDEGLTRYMGVSNFSESELREAINSTKKSEIVLNQVHYSVLRKDVEESLLPIAAKHYVTIQAYTPLEKGRVLKNPKLMEISSRLGKPVVQVALNYVLRNPHVTAVVKTENREHLEEIRGTLEWTLPQDIAEELKRL, encoded by the coding sequence ATAGGTCTCGGTACTTGGGACATAAGGAGTGAGGATAATGCCTTCACTACCTTAGTGACGGGCATTGAGTTAGGGCTAGATACTATAGACACCGCCGAGATGTACGGGTATGGAAGAGCCGAGGAGCTGGTGGGAAGGGTGGTGAAGCGTGTTGGCAGGGAATCCGTGTTCTTAATAACTAAGATGTTACCTGAACACCTAAAGGACAAGCAGGAGGTGCTGAAATACGGTAAAGCTTCACTCAGGAGGCTGGGTGTTAGTGAGGTAGATCTGTACCTAATTCACCGTCCTAACACATGGCTGAGTATAGCTGAGCAGATTAGGAACTTCGAGGTGTTGGTGGACGAAGGGCTAACCAGATATATGGGCGTGAGCAACTTCAGTGAGAGCGAGTTAAGGGAGGCAATCAACTCCACTAAAAAGTCTGAGATAGTCCTCAACCAGGTTCATTATAGCGTCTTGAGGAAGGATGTTGAGGAATCCCTACTTCCCATAGCCGCCAAACATTACGTGACTATCCAAGCATATACACCGCTGGAGAAGGGTAGAGTTTTGAAGAACCCGAAGCTCATGGAGATCTCTTCAAGACTCGGGAAACCCGTGGTTCAGGTTGCTCTAAACTACGTCCTCCGCAATCCTCACGTGACCGCAGTAGTGAAGACCGAAAACAGGGAGCACTTGGAGGAGATAAGGGGGACACTTGAATGGACTCTGCCTCAGGACATTGCGGAAGAACTCAAGAGACTATAG